Proteins encoded in a region of the Pseudomonas sp. GOM7 genome:
- a CDS encoding MSMEG_0569 family flavin-dependent oxidoreductase, which produces MPSHLKSVQVPHHQVIIVGGGQAGLSASYYLQQQGIDHLLLEKHSLTHSWRTQRWDAFCLVTPNWQCALPGYPYAGDDPHGFMKREEIIDYLDGFIRSVDAPAREGVVVQRVSPRPQGGYAVQTSVGEFSADQVIIASGGYHTPIIPRLAERLPADIVQLHSEQYRNPQALPEGNVLVVGSGQSGAQIAEDLHLAGRKVYLAVGDAPRCARFYRGRDVVDWLAEMGYYDIGVDQHPLREGVRDNTNHYVTGRDGGRDIDLRRFALEGMQLYGLLQRLDGETLSFSDDLQARLDAADAVYNRINASIDAYIAEKGIDAPPGEPYEPVWRPQQVPTELHLRQAGITSVIWCIGFSPDFSWVDAGVFNGRGHPVHNRGVTAVSGLYFLGLPWLHTWGSGRFSGVARDAEYLVKRIAQQRKAIAG; this is translated from the coding sequence ATGCCCAGTCATCTCAAATCCGTACAGGTTCCCCATCATCAGGTCATCATCGTCGGCGGCGGGCAGGCCGGTCTGTCGGCCAGCTACTACCTGCAGCAGCAAGGCATCGACCATCTGCTGCTGGAAAAGCACAGCCTCACCCATAGCTGGCGCACCCAGCGCTGGGATGCCTTCTGCCTGGTGACGCCGAACTGGCAGTGCGCGCTGCCGGGCTACCCCTATGCCGGGGACGACCCGCATGGGTTCATGAAGCGTGAGGAAATCATCGACTACCTCGACGGCTTCATTCGCAGCGTCGACGCTCCCGCCCGTGAGGGCGTCGTGGTACAGCGTGTCAGCCCGCGTCCGCAGGGCGGTTATGCGGTACAGACCAGTGTTGGCGAGTTCAGCGCCGATCAGGTCATCATCGCCTCTGGTGGTTATCACACGCCCATCATCCCGCGCCTGGCCGAGCGTTTGCCGGCGGATATCGTCCAGTTGCATTCCGAGCAGTACCGCAACCCGCAGGCGCTGCCCGAAGGCAATGTGCTGGTGGTGGGCTCGGGGCAATCCGGCGCGCAGATCGCCGAGGATCTGCACCTGGCCGGGCGCAAGGTCTACCTGGCGGTCGGTGATGCTCCGCGTTGCGCGCGCTTTTACCGTGGTCGCGACGTGGTCGACTGGCTGGCCGAGATGGGCTACTACGACATCGGGGTCGACCAGCATCCGCTACGCGAGGGCGTGCGCGACAATACCAACCACTACGTGACCGGCCGCGATGGCGGGCGTGATATCGACCTGCGCAGGTTCGCCCTGGAGGGCATGCAGTTGTACGGCCTGTTGCAGCGCCTCGACGGCGAGACCCTGAGCTTCAGCGACGATCTGCAAGCGAGGCTGGATGCCGCCGATGCGGTCTACAACCGGATCAACGCCAGCATCGATGCCTACATCGCCGAGAAGGGCATCGATGCACCGCCCGGTGAACCCTATGAACCGGTCTGGCGCCCGCAACAGGTGCCGACCGAGCTGCATCTGCGGCAGGCCGGCATCACCAGCGTCATCTGGTGCATCGGTTTCAGCCCGGATTTTTCCTGGGTCGATGCCGGGGTATTCAATGGCCGTGGGCATCCGGTGCATAACCGTGGCGTCACTGCGGTCTCCGGGCTGTATTTCCTCGGCCTGCCCTGGTTGCATACCTGGGGCTCGGGGCGTTTTTCCGGGGTTGCCCGCGACGCCGAATACCTGGTCAAGCGCATCGCCCAGCAGCGCAAGGCGATTGCCGGCTAG
- a CDS encoding GlxA family transcriptional regulator, translated as MHITLILAEHSSLASAALALEVLDAANRFALPAAPPFTLSLASLDGQPVTSAQGRAMPVDMALDAIEHTDLVLIPGFLFSLREALPAFGHYRDWLRRQHEQGAVVASMCTATFMLAEAGLLDDIEATTHWAFADLLRRRYHRVRVDERRILCEDGRLITSAGASAAMDLLLHLIRRFASRELAQQCSRYLLIDNVRSEQSVYISWSMPRGHGDEAILRVQDWMEAHFAEPCGIDELAARFGFGVRNFKRRFKEATGHTPLAYLQALRLEKAKELLETTRQSFETITSRVGYEDSNSFRRLFCQRVGISPAAFRKRFLRMPAGAP; from the coding sequence ATGCACATCACCCTGATTCTGGCCGAACACAGCTCGCTGGCCAGTGCCGCCCTGGCCCTGGAAGTGCTGGATGCGGCCAATCGCTTCGCCCTGCCGGCCGCCCCGCCCTTCACCCTCAGCCTGGCCTCGCTGGATGGCCAGCCGGTTACCAGCGCACAGGGCCGCGCCATGCCGGTGGACATGGCGCTGGATGCCATAGAGCACACCGACCTGGTGCTGATCCCCGGCTTTCTGTTCAGCCTGCGCGAGGCACTACCTGCCTTCGGGCACTATCGCGACTGGCTGCGCCGTCAACATGAGCAAGGTGCGGTCGTCGCCTCGATGTGCACCGCCACCTTCATGCTCGCCGAGGCAGGCCTGCTCGACGATATCGAGGCGACCACCCACTGGGCCTTCGCCGACCTGCTGCGGCGCCGTTACCACAGGGTTCGTGTGGACGAACGACGCATCCTCTGCGAGGACGGCCGGCTGATCACCAGCGCCGGCGCCAGTGCGGCGATGGATCTGCTGCTGCACCTGATCCGCCGCTTCGCCTCGCGCGAGCTGGCGCAGCAATGCAGCCGCTACCTGCTGATCGACAACGTGCGTAGCGAGCAGTCGGTCTACATAAGCTGGTCGATGCCGCGAGGCCATGGCGACGAGGCGATCCTGCGCGTGCAGGACTGGATGGAAGCGCACTTCGCCGAGCCCTGCGGCATCGACGAACTGGCCGCACGCTTCGGCTTCGGCGTGCGCAACTTCAAGCGCCGCTTCAAGGAGGCCACCGGCCACACGCCGCTGGCCTATCTGCAGGCCTTGCGCCTGGAAAAGGCCAAGGAGCTGCTGGAAACCACCCGGCAGAGCTTCGAGACCATCACCAGCCGAGTGGGCTACGAGGACAGCAACTCCTTCCGCCGCCTGTTCTGCCAACGGGTCGGGATCTCGCCGGCCGCCTTTCGCAAGCGCTTCCTGCGCATGCCGGCAGGCGCCCCGTAA
- a CDS encoding thioesterase family protein encodes MNLWFRLLLMLLRRPWRRPVPGLATTVVRMRVWPLDLDFNRHVTNGRYFTLADVGRMDYVLRSGAFRVALRHRALPIVGDVWGKFRRELKLFERFEIHTRMLGWDDKWSFVEHRFVKDQRVIAVVVMRGLFRGPKGNVAPAEFARELGLDEQSPPLPQWLQQWSSSCDGLSQQLRETERP; translated from the coding sequence ATGAACCTATGGTTTCGCCTTCTGCTGATGTTGCTGCGCCGCCCCTGGCGCAGGCCGGTTCCAGGGCTCGCCACCACCGTGGTGCGCATGCGGGTCTGGCCGCTGGATCTGGACTTCAACCGGCACGTCACCAATGGCCGTTACTTCACCCTGGCCGATGTCGGGCGCATGGATTACGTGCTGCGCAGCGGCGCCTTTCGCGTAGCCCTGCGCCATCGCGCGCTGCCCATAGTCGGTGACGTATGGGGCAAGTTTCGCCGTGAGCTGAAGCTGTTCGAGCGTTTCGAGATTCACACGCGCATGCTGGGCTGGGACGACAAGTGGAGCTTCGTCGAGCACCGCTTCGTCAAGGATCAGCGGGTGATCGCCGTGGTGGTCATGCGCGGGCTGTTCCGTGGACCGAAGGGCAATGTCGCGCCTGCCGAGTTCGCTCGTGAGCTGGGCCTGGACGAACAGTCGCCACCCTTGCCGCAATGGCTGCAGCAATGGTCGAGCAGTTGCGACGGGCTGAGCCAGCAGCTACGGGAAACCGAGCGCCCATAA
- a CDS encoding helix-turn-helix domain-containing protein yields the protein MTTTPETPPRLKLEQYLGMQIRRQRQAQELKIADVARIAGISQGMLSKIENAQVSTSLDTLSRLCDVLGMPMSKLFSQYDQQGGGALLVKGGEGLEVVRRGTDKGHTYHLLNHTRGPKKSFEAYMVSMDDASEEFPTFAHPGTEFLHLLEGELVYRHGNQLYPMQAGDSLTFDGEVPHGPEKLVKVPIRLLSIMNYGAD from the coding sequence ATGACGACCACGCCGGAAACGCCTCCCCGCCTCAAGCTCGAGCAATACCTGGGCATGCAGATTCGCCGCCAGCGCCAGGCCCAGGAACTGAAAATCGCCGATGTGGCGCGCATCGCCGGGATCAGCCAGGGCATGCTGAGCAAGATCGAGAATGCCCAGGTGTCCACCAGCCTCGATACTCTCAGCCGCCTTTGCGACGTGCTAGGCATGCCCATGTCCAAGCTGTTCAGCCAGTACGACCAGCAAGGCGGTGGCGCCCTGCTGGTGAAGGGCGGCGAAGGCCTCGAAGTGGTGCGTCGCGGCACCGACAAGGGCCACACCTATCACCTGCTCAACCACACCCGTGGGCCGAAGAAGAGCTTCGAGGCCTACATGGTGAGCATGGACGACGCCAGCGAGGAGTTCCCCACCTTCGCCCATCCCGGCACCGAGTTCCTGCACCTGCTGGAGGGGGAACTGGTGTACCGCCACGGCAACCAGCTCTACCCGATGCAGGCCGGCGACAGCCTGACCTTCGACGGCGAAGTGCCCCACGGCCCGGAAAAGCTGGTGAAGGTGCCGATCCGCCTGCTGTCGATCATGAACTACGGGGCGGATTGA
- the glnT gene encoding type III glutamate--ammonia ligase, whose translation MLPSETQKIIDQHGIKYVLAQFVDIHGAAKTKSVPVAGLEAVAEEGAGFAGFAIWGMGMEPHGPDFMARGDLSTLMPVPWQPGYGRVVCIGHVHGQPWPYDTRYVLQQQVARLSERGWTLNTGLEPEFSLFRRDAAGKLCPVDASDKLEKPCYDYKGLSRSRAFLEKLTESLQPVGFDIYQIDHEDACGQFEINYTYSDAMESADRFTFFRMAAGEIANDLGMICSFMPKPDPRRAGNGMHFHLSIGNGTSKNLFHDASDPSGMGLSRLAYHFLAGLLAHGPALCAFAAPTVNSYKRLVVGRSLSGATWAPAFIAYGDNNRSAMLRIPYGRIEFRLPDAGCNPYLVTAAIIAAGLDGIDRQLEPGAPCNENLYNLSLDEIAARGIKTLPQSLKEACDALEADPLFREVLGAEVVDEFLKLKRMEWVEYSRHVSDWEIERYTEFF comes from the coding sequence ATGTTGCCCAGTGAAACCCAGAAAATAATCGACCAGCACGGCATCAAGTACGTGCTGGCCCAGTTCGTCGATATCCACGGTGCGGCCAAGACCAAGTCGGTGCCGGTCGCGGGCCTTGAGGCGGTGGCCGAGGAGGGCGCCGGCTTCGCCGGGTTCGCCATCTGGGGCATGGGCATGGAGCCGCACGGCCCGGATTTCATGGCCCGTGGCGACCTCTCCACGTTGATGCCGGTGCCCTGGCAGCCGGGCTACGGTCGCGTTGTGTGCATCGGCCATGTCCATGGCCAGCCCTGGCCCTACGACACCCGCTACGTGTTGCAGCAGCAGGTGGCGCGCCTGAGCGAGCGTGGCTGGACGCTGAATACCGGGCTGGAGCCGGAATTCAGCCTGTTTCGCCGCGATGCCGCGGGCAAACTGTGCCCGGTGGATGCCAGCGACAAGCTGGAGAAGCCCTGTTATGACTACAAGGGCCTGTCGCGTTCGCGCGCCTTTCTGGAAAAACTCACCGAGTCGCTGCAGCCGGTGGGCTTCGATATCTACCAGATCGACCACGAGGACGCCTGCGGCCAGTTCGAGATCAACTACACCTACAGCGATGCCATGGAGTCGGCGGATCGCTTCACCTTCTTCCGCATGGCTGCCGGCGAGATCGCCAACGACCTGGGCATGATCTGCTCGTTCATGCCCAAGCCGGATCCGCGCCGCGCCGGCAACGGCATGCACTTTCACCTGTCGATCGGCAATGGCACCAGCAAGAACCTCTTCCATGACGCCAGCGACCCCAGCGGCATGGGCCTGTCCAGGCTGGCCTATCATTTCCTTGCCGGCCTGTTGGCCCATGGCCCGGCGCTGTGCGCCTTCGCCGCGCCGACGGTGAATTCCTACAAGCGCCTGGTCGTCGGTCGCTCGCTGTCCGGTGCGACCTGGGCGCCGGCCTTCATCGCCTACGGCGACAACAACCGCTCGGCGATGCTGCGCATCCCTTACGGGCGCATCGAGTTCCGCCTGCCGGACGCCGGCTGCAATCCCTACCTGGTCACCGCCGCGATCATCGCCGCCGGCCTCGACGGCATCGACCGCCAGCTCGAACCGGGTGCTCCCTGCAACGAGAATCTCTACAACCTGAGCCTGGACGAGATCGCCGCGCGCGGCATCAAGACCCTGCCGCAGTCGCTCAAGGAAGCCTGTGACGCGCTGGAGGCCGACCCGCTGTTCCGTGAGGTGCTGGGCGCGGAGGTGGTCGACGAGTTCCTCAAGCTCAAGCGCATGGAATGGGTCGAGTACAGCCGCCACGTCTCCGATTGGGAGATCGAGCGTTACACCGAATTTTTCTGA
- a CDS encoding class II glutamine amidotransferase: MCGIVGLYLKNPALESQLGALFEPMLLAMTDRGPDSAGFAIYGDEVSDGWIKLTLQSTSAGYDFKALMGELEGRLGCSLDWFQNASAAVLKTNADEADVRAVLAELAPSVRVMSVGQSIEILKGMGLPKEIAERFSLARMKGSHIIGHTRMATESAVTMEGSHPFSTGQDLCLVHNGSLSNHFRLRQELRRHGIEFETENDTEVAAGYLTWRLRQGDSLKEALDHSLEDLDGFFTFAIGTRDGFAVIRDPIACKPAILAETDDYVAMASEYQALSTLPGIDKAKVWEPEPATMYIWERSA; encoded by the coding sequence ATGTGTGGAATCGTAGGTTTGTATCTGAAGAATCCGGCGCTGGAAAGCCAGCTCGGCGCACTCTTCGAGCCCATGTTGCTGGCCATGACCGACCGTGGCCCGGACAGCGCCGGCTTCGCCATCTACGGCGACGAGGTGAGCGACGGCTGGATCAAGCTGACCCTGCAAAGCACCAGCGCCGGCTATGACTTCAAGGCCCTGATGGGCGAGCTGGAGGGGCGTCTGGGCTGCTCGCTGGACTGGTTCCAGAACGCCAGCGCCGCCGTGCTCAAGACCAATGCTGACGAGGCGGACGTGCGCGCCGTGCTCGCCGAACTGGCACCGAGCGTGCGTGTGATGAGCGTCGGCCAGAGCATCGAGATCCTCAAGGGTATGGGCCTGCCCAAGGAAATCGCCGAGCGCTTCTCGCTGGCCAGGATGAAGGGTAGCCACATCATCGGCCACACCCGCATGGCCACCGAGAGCGCGGTGACCATGGAGGGCAGCCACCCGTTCTCCACCGGCCAGGATCTGTGCCTGGTGCACAACGGCTCGCTGTCCAACCACTTCCGTCTGCGCCAGGAACTGCGCCGCCACGGCATCGAGTTCGAGACCGAGAACGACACCGAGGTGGCCGCCGGCTACCTGACCTGGCGCCTGCGCCAGGGCGATTCGCTCAAGGAAGCGCTCGACCATTCGCTGGAGGATCTCGACGGCTTCTTCACCTTCGCCATCGGCACTCGTGATGGCTTCGCGGTGATCCGCGACCCCATCGCCTGCAAGCCGGCGATCCTCGCCGAGACCGACGACTACGTGGCCATGGCCTCCGAATACCAGGCGTTGTCGACCCTGCCGGGTATCGACAAGGCCAAGGTGTGGGAGCCGGAGCCGGCCACCATGTACATCTGGGAACGCAGCGCTTGA
- a CDS encoding protein glxC: MKTIDLSSATVRDLNQALHEQAKTLTEREWVVSNPGGKHNLAVGLNEALSVEIDGHAGYYCAGMNQKASVTVHGNVGVGVAENMMSGMVRIKGSASQSAGATAHGGLLVIEGDAGARCGISMKGVDIVVGGNIGHMSCFMGQAGRLVVCGDAGDALGDSLYETRIYVKGRVKSLGSDCIEKEMRPEHLEELAELLNRAGFDENPASFKRYGSARQLYNFKVDNASAY, translated from the coding sequence ATGAAAACCATCGACCTTTCCAGCGCCACCGTGCGCGACCTGAATCAGGCGCTGCACGAGCAGGCCAAGACCCTCACCGAGCGCGAGTGGGTGGTGAGCAACCCGGGCGGCAAGCACAACCTCGCTGTGGGCCTGAACGAAGCGCTGAGCGTGGAGATCGACGGCCACGCCGGCTACTACTGCGCCGGCATGAACCAGAAGGCCAGCGTCACCGTGCATGGCAACGTCGGTGTCGGCGTGGCCGAGAACATGATGAGCGGCATGGTGCGCATCAAGGGCAGCGCCTCGCAGTCGGCCGGCGCTACCGCCCATGGCGGCTTGCTGGTGATCGAGGGCGACGCTGGCGCGCGCTGTGGCATCTCGATGAAGGGTGTAGACATCGTGGTCGGCGGCAATATCGGCCATATGAGCTGCTTCATGGGCCAGGCCGGACGTTTGGTGGTGTGCGGCGATGCCGGCGATGCGCTGGGCGATTCGCTCTACGAGACGCGCATCTACGTCAAGGGCAGGGTCAAGTCGCTGGGTTCGGATTGCATCGAGAAGGAGATGCGCCCCGAGCACTTGGAAGAACTGGCCGAACTGCTCAACCGCGCCGGCTTCGACGAAAATCCGGCCAGCTTCAAGCGTTACGGCTCGGCCCGCCAGTTGTACAACTTCAAGGTGGACAACGCCTCGGCGTACTGA
- a CDS encoding FMN-binding glutamate synthase family protein translates to MSEKITPVLRESATFDRLTIQEIQRAAETGIYDIRGGGTKRKLPHFDDLLLLGASMSRYPLEGYREKCGTDVVLGTRFAKKPIHLKIPVTIAGMSFGALSAQAKEALGRGASIAGTSTTTGDGGMTPEERGQSQHLVYQYLPSRYGMNPDDLRKADAIEIVLGQGAKPGGGGMLLGMKVTERVAGMRTLPIGVDQRSACRHPDWTGPDDLAIKIAELREITDWEKPIYVKIGASRPYYDVKLAVKSGADVIVLDGMQGGTAATQEVFIEHVGIPILSAIPQAVQALQEMDMHRKVQLIVSGGIRTGADVAKAMAMGADAVAIGTAALIALGDNHPRLDEELKAIGSAAGYYDDWQNGRDPAGITTQDPELSKRLDPVAAGRRLANYLRVLVLEAQTMARACGKSHLHNLDPEDLVALTVEAAAMARVPLAGTNWVPGQLQY, encoded by the coding sequence ATGAGCGAAAAAATCACCCCGGTGCTGCGCGAGTCCGCCACCTTCGACCGCCTGACCATCCAGGAAATCCAGCGTGCCGCCGAGACCGGCATCTATGACATCCGCGGCGGTGGCACCAAGCGCAAGCTGCCGCACTTCGATGACCTGCTGCTGCTCGGCGCCTCCATGTCGCGCTACCCGCTGGAAGGCTATCGGGAGAAATGTGGCACCGACGTGGTGCTCGGCACCCGCTTCGCCAAGAAGCCGATTCACCTGAAGATTCCGGTGACCATCGCCGGCATGAGCTTCGGCGCGCTGTCGGCCCAGGCCAAGGAAGCCCTCGGCCGTGGCGCCAGCATCGCCGGCACCAGCACCACCACCGGCGACGGCGGCATGACCCCGGAAGAACGCGGCCAGTCGCAGCATCTGGTCTACCAGTACCTGCCATCGCGCTACGGCATGAACCCGGACGACCTGCGCAAGGCCGATGCCATCGAGATCGTCCTCGGCCAGGGCGCCAAACCGGGCGGCGGCGGCATGCTGCTGGGCATGAAGGTCACCGAGCGCGTGGCCGGTATGCGCACCCTGCCGATCGGCGTCGACCAGCGCAGCGCCTGTCGCCACCCGGACTGGACCGGCCCGGACGACCTGGCGATCAAGATCGCCGAGCTGCGCGAGATCACCGACTGGGAAAAACCCATCTACGTGAAGATCGGCGCCAGTCGCCCGTACTACGACGTCAAGCTGGCGGTGAAGTCCGGTGCTGACGTGATCGTCCTCGACGGCATGCAGGGCGGTACTGCCGCGACCCAGGAAGTGTTCATCGAGCACGTCGGCATCCCCATTCTCTCGGCCATACCGCAGGCCGTGCAGGCCTTGCAGGAGATGGACATGCACCGCAAGGTGCAACTGATCGTCTCCGGCGGCATCCGCACCGGCGCTGACGTGGCCAAGGCCATGGCCATGGGCGCGGATGCCGTGGCCATTGGCACCGCTGCGCTGATTGCCCTCGGTGACAACCACCCACGCCTTGACGAGGAGCTGAAGGCCATCGGTTCGGCTGCCGGCTACTACGACGACTGGCAGAACGGTCGCGACCCAGCCGGTATCACCACCCAGGATCCGGAACTGTCCAAGCGTCTCGATCCGGTCGCCGCCGGTCGTCGCCTGGCCAACTACCTGCGGGTGCTGGTGCTGGAGGCGCAGACCATGGCGCGCGCCTGTGGCAAGTCGCACCTGCACAACCTTGATCCCGAGGATCTGGTGGCCCTCACCGTGGAGGCCGCCGCCATGGCCCGCGTGCCGCTGGCCGGCACCAACTGGGTACCGGGGCAACTGCAGTACTGA
- a CDS encoding MFS transporter: MDNNHHDRRNALSLDWLNFFLADVRDGLGPYLAIYLLAVHNWEPASIGLVMSLAGVSALLMQTPAGALVDRTKAKRAVVAAAALVVTGSCLLLPWLTSFGWVAVTQTISAIAGSVFAPAIAAISLGITGPRAFTGRIGRNESFNHAGNAFAALLAGGFAYLFGPVAVFYLMAVMTVGSIIAVSRVSASAIDHDVARGFVPALPHEQASGWRVLLGNRPLLIFALCCALFHLANAAMLPLVSQKLSEVNMQMATPLTSACIVAAQLVMVPMAMLVGLKADRWGRKPLLLAGFLILPLRGALYTLSDDPYWLVAVQLLDGIGAGLFGALLPIVVKDLTQGTGRFNVSLGALSTAFGLGAALSPGLAGLVVQGAGYDAAFLTLAGIAALAFLLLWLAMPETRGARAIADQVEPAVVPGEALG; encoded by the coding sequence TTGGATAACAACCATCACGACCGGCGTAATGCCCTCTCTCTGGACTGGCTGAATTTCTTCCTCGCCGATGTGCGCGACGGCCTGGGGCCATACCTGGCGATTTACCTGTTGGCCGTGCACAACTGGGAGCCGGCCAGCATCGGTCTGGTGATGAGCCTGGCCGGTGTCAGCGCGCTGCTGATGCAGACTCCGGCCGGTGCCCTGGTCGACAGAACGAAGGCGAAAAGGGCAGTTGTGGCTGCCGCCGCGCTGGTGGTGACCGGCAGTTGCCTGCTGTTGCCTTGGCTGACCAGCTTCGGCTGGGTGGCCGTGACCCAGACCATCAGCGCCATCGCTGGTTCGGTGTTCGCCCCGGCCATCGCCGCGATTTCCCTGGGCATCACCGGGCCGCGTGCTTTCACCGGCCGCATCGGGCGCAACGAGAGCTTCAACCATGCCGGCAATGCCTTTGCCGCGCTGCTGGCCGGCGGTTTTGCCTATCTGTTCGGCCCGGTGGCGGTGTTCTATCTGATGGCGGTGATGACGGTCGGCAGCATCATCGCCGTCAGCCGAGTGTCGGCCAGCGCCATCGACCATGACGTTGCGCGTGGTTTCGTGCCGGCCTTGCCCCACGAGCAGGCCTCCGGCTGGCGCGTGCTACTGGGCAACCGGCCATTGCTGATATTCGCATTGTGCTGCGCGCTGTTTCACCTGGCCAACGCTGCCATGCTGCCGCTGGTCAGCCAGAAGCTGTCGGAGGTCAATATGCAGATGGCCACGCCGCTGACCTCCGCCTGCATCGTCGCGGCGCAACTGGTGATGGTGCCGATGGCCATGCTGGTGGGGCTCAAGGCTGATCGTTGGGGGCGCAAGCCGCTATTGCTGGCAGGCTTTCTGATCCTGCCGCTGCGCGGTGCGCTCTATACCCTGTCCGATGATCCCTACTGGCTGGTGGCCGTGCAGTTGCTCGACGGCATCGGCGCCGGCCTGTTCGGCGCGCTGTTGCCCATCGTGGTCAAGGATCTGACCCAGGGCACCGGGCGTTTCAACGTCAGCCTGGGCGCGCTGTCGACGGCGTTCGGCCTCGGCGCCGCGCTGAGTCCCGGCTTGGCCGGGTTGGTGGTGCAGGGCGCCGGCTACGATGCGGCGTTCCTGACCCTGGCCGGTATCGCCGCGCTGGCTTTCCTGCTGCTGTGGCTGGCCATGCCGGAAACCCGTGGGGCGAGAGCCATAGCCGACCAGGTGGAGCCCGCTGTGGTTCCAGGCGAGGCCCTCGGCTAG
- a CDS encoding GNAT family N-acetyltransferase, which translates to MSVEIRAAQPDDAPAISRVIVETLRISNARDYAAHVIAQVEKNFTAERVAQLIATRRVLVAEQARQLLGTASLDGHVVRSVFVTPSAQGQGVGQALMAALERLARAQGITELRVPASLTAQGFYRHLGFVLQREVLEGDERILIMARQLG; encoded by the coding sequence ATGAGCGTCGAGATACGCGCCGCACAGCCAGACGATGCTCCAGCAATCAGCCGGGTGATAGTCGAAACCCTGCGCATCAGCAACGCCAGGGATTACGCCGCGCACGTGATCGCCCAGGTGGAGAAGAACTTCACCGCCGAGCGCGTCGCGCAACTGATCGCTACGCGTCGGGTGCTGGTCGCCGAGCAGGCGCGGCAATTGCTCGGCACCGCCAGCCTGGATGGGCATGTGGTCAGATCCGTCTTCGTCACCCCGAGCGCGCAAGGCCAGGGCGTCGGCCAAGCGCTAATGGCCGCGCTCGAACGGCTCGCCCGCGCGCAAGGCATCACCGAGTTGCGCGTGCCCGCCTCGTTGACCGCCCAGGGCTTCTACCGGCACCTTGGCTTCGTGCTGCAACGGGAAGTGCTCGAAGGCGACGAGCGCATTCTGATCATGGCCCGCCAGCTCGGCTAG
- a CDS encoding methyl-accepting chemotaxis protein — protein MAQQIKDVIQEIGGTAAQVATAAEESSTAALQTSQNVAQQRQGTDQVATAINEMSATVRDVARSTTEAAEMSRQVNDDTLQGKREIENTVRLVQALSTQAEQTARIIVELKKESDAISSVLDVIRGVAEQTNLLALNAAIEAARAGEQGRGFAVVADEVRQLAQKTQDSTVSIQQMISNLQSGSDRAASSMQETLDKAQASAGNVVKAGELLVQIADGIASISDRNIQVASAAEEQSLVSEEINRNVNDINDLVIQVSAAAEQTAVTSRELASLADHQQQLVGRFKVG, from the coding sequence ATGGCGCAGCAGATCAAGGACGTGATCCAGGAAATCGGCGGTACCGCCGCACAGGTGGCCACCGCTGCCGAAGAGTCCTCGACTGCGGCCCTGCAGACCAGCCAGAACGTGGCCCAGCAGCGCCAGGGCACCGATCAGGTGGCCACCGCCATCAACGAGATGAGCGCCACGGTCAGAGACGTGGCCCGCAGCACCACCGAAGCGGCCGAGATGTCGCGCCAGGTCAACGACGATACCTTGCAGGGCAAGCGCGAGATCGAGAACACCGTGCGCCTGGTGCAGGCCCTGTCGACCCAGGCCGAGCAGACCGCACGGATCATCGTCGAGCTGAAGAAAGAGAGCGATGCCATCTCCTCGGTGCTCGACGTTATCCGTGGCGTTGCCGAACAGACCAACCTGCTGGCCCTGAACGCAGCCATCGAAGCGGCCCGTGCCGGCGAACAAGGCCGAGGTTTTGCCGTGGTCGCCGACGAAGTACGGCAACTGGCGCAGAAGACCCAGGACTCCACCGTCAGCATCCAGCAGATGATCAGCAACCTGCAGAGTGGCTCGGATCGCGCTGCCAGCTCCATGCAGGAAACCCTCGACAAGGCGCAGGCCAGCGCCGGCAACGTGGTCAAGGCCGGCGAACTGCTGGTGCAGATCGCCGACGGCATCGCCAGCATCAGCGACCGCAACATCCAGGTGGCCTCTGCCGCCGAGGAGCAGAGCCTGGTGTCGGAAGAGATCAACCGCAACGTCAACGACATCAACGACCTGGTCATCCAGGTCAGCGCCGCCGCCGAACAGACCGCCGTGACCAGCCGCGAGCTGGCCAGCCTGGCCGATCATCAGCAGCAGTTGGTGGGGCGCTTCAAGGTAGGCTGA